The Nitrospinota bacterium sequence CTGATATAAGTCTTTATCGAAAGCCTTTCTTCTGGTGGAGTATCTATAACGCTCAGGTCCCTAATTCCCACAAGGGATATATGTAATGTTCTTGGGATAGGGGTGGCTGTTAAGGTTAAGACATCAACTGATCTTCTCATATTTTTTAATTTTTCTTTGTCAAGTACACCAAAGCGTTGCTCTTCATCTATAATTACAAGGCCTAAGTCTTTGAATTTTATATCTTTTTGAAGCAGCCTGTGGGTTCCTATTATTATGTCTATCTCGCCATTTATCAGTTTATTAATAATTGATTTCTGTTCTTTTCGGGTTTTGAATCGGCTTATCACCTCTATATTTATAGGATATGGAGAAAATCTATACGAAAAAGTATAAAAGTGCTGTTGGGCTAATATAGTGGTTGGAACTAACATGGCGACCTGTTTTCCATCTAAAACGGCCTTAAACGCCGCTCTCATTGCTACTTCAGTCTTTCCATAACCTACATCTCCGCATACAAGCTTATCCATAGGCCCATCTTCTTCCATACTTCTTTTAACATCTTCGATTGCCTTTTGCTGATCTTCTGTCTCCTCATACTCAAAAGAGAGGTCAAATTCTCTATGCCATGGGCCATCTTTAGAAAATGGGAAGCCTTTGACTGTCTCCCTGTAGGCATAGAGCTCTAAGAGTTCTTTAGCCATTTCTTTTATTGATCTCTTCACCCTGTTTTTTAGCCGAAGCCAGCTATTGTCCCCTAATCTATTGAGCTTTGGCTCGCTGTCTCCAGACCCTATATATTTCTGCACCATATTTAATTTATCCAGCGGAACATAAAGCCTCTCTCCTTCAGCATACTCTATCTCTAAAAACTCTCCCCTTATATTTTCTGTTTCTAGCTGGGCTATTCCTCTAAACCTACCAATTCCATAATCTATATGGACGATATAGTCTTGTTCTTTAAGTTCTTTAAATGTAGATATGAAGCCTTCCTCTTTTGTGGTCCTTATATGCTTTTTAAGCTTTCTGGGACCGAATATCTCCCTTTCCGCTACAAACACGAGATAATCATTGGGAAGGAGCATGCCTGAGGTCAATTTGCCGATAGATAGAGAAACAGAGGGGGCTCTATTGAACCTTTTTAGATATAGCTCTTCATAGGCTCTATCCTCTTCCAGAGAGGCTTCAATATTATAGTCTTTTAAAAGTCTTTTTAGCATCTGGGCTTGCCCTTTGTTTAAAAAGACTATGATGACCTTCATTCCCTCCCGAATCCAATCCCTTAATTGATTTACAAAGCTTTGAAATCTCCCCTGATAAGACTCTATGGTCTTTGCCTTAAAAGAACTTTCTGGAAAATCAATTCCATTAACAGAGGGAAGGATACCGATATTTATCATTGTCTTATTCTCAATTGCCCTATTAAATTCCATTGGAGTCATAAATAGCTCCTCAGGCTTAGATAAAAGAGGGTCTTTTGTGCTTCTCTTTTTAAACTCTTCTTTTAGATTCTCGAAGAGATGTTTTGCCCTATCTTCCAGCTCTTCTTTCTGATCAGCTATTAAGATAGCATGATCAGGAAGGTAATCAAAGAGGGGTGTAAGGGACTGAAACATTGAGCTAAACTGTTCAATGCCTGGAAAGAATCCTTCTCTTTCTATCTTATCGATGAAATCATTAAGATGATTTCTTTTCTTAAATTTCTTTAATCTTTCAATTATTCTTTCTCTATCAAAAATTAACTCTCTAACTGGCAATATCCTTGCTTTTTCTAATCCTCCTATTGATCTTTGATTATCAATGCTAAACTCTCTAATTGTTTCAACCTCTTCTCCTATTAATTCTATTCTTATGGGAGTTGGGTCTGTTGAGGGAAAGATATCTATTATCCCGCCTCTTGTGCTAAACTCTCCCTTTTCTTCAACCAGATCTGTTCTTTTATACCCCCCTTGTATTAAATTGGAGATTAAGCTATCTCTGTTTATGCTATCCCTTTCTCTGATATCAATGATTGCTTCGTCTAAGGTTTTGGGAGGGATAACCTTTTGCAATACAGCACCTATGGTAGAGACGATTATTATCTCTTCGTTTCTCTTTAATCTCTCGAAAACCTCCATTCTCTCGCTCACAATATCAATATGAGGCGACGCTGTTTCATAGGGAAGGATTTCCCAGGAGGGAAATACACAGACCCCTCTCTCTTTATCTAGAAAATGGGCTGCTTTACAAGAGTCATTGTATCCTGAAAAAAAGCTTATATCATTATATAATTCCTCGACTTCCTTTTGGGTATTAGCTATGATTAACAAAGTCTTTTTTGATACATATCCAAGGTTTCTTAAAAAGAAAGCCCTTGATGGACCAATAAGTCCTTTAATATTAATCACCTTTTTGCCTTTATTGAGGAGGCGAACTAAAGGCTCTAGGGCCTTTAAATATTGAACCTCGTTCTTCTGCATAAATATCCCCAACTGTTTTTAAGAAACTATTTTTTGGCT is a genomic window containing:
- the mfd gene encoding transcription-repair coupling factor; this translates as MQKNEVQYLKALEPLVRLLNKGKKVINIKGLIGPSRAFFLRNLGYVSKKTLLIIANTQKEVEELYNDISFFSGYNDSCKAAHFLDKERGVCVFPSWEILPYETASPHIDIVSERMEVFERLKRNEEIIIVSTIGAVLQKVIPPKTLDEAIIDIRERDSINRDSLISNLIQGGYKRTDLVEEKGEFSTRGGIIDIFPSTDPTPIRIELIGEEVETIREFSIDNQRSIGGLEKARILPVRELIFDRERIIERLKKFKKRNHLNDFIDKIEREGFFPGIEQFSSMFQSLTPLFDYLPDHAILIADQKEELEDRAKHLFENLKEEFKKRSTKDPLLSKPEELFMTPMEFNRAIENKTMINIGILPSVNGIDFPESSFKAKTIESYQGRFQSFVNQLRDWIREGMKVIIVFLNKGQAQMLKRLLKDYNIEASLEEDRAYEELYLKRFNRAPSVSLSIGKLTSGMLLPNDYLVFVAEREIFGPRKLKKHIRTTKEEGFISTFKELKEQDYIVHIDYGIGRFRGIAQLETENIRGEFLEIEYAEGERLYVPLDKLNMVQKYIGSGDSEPKLNRLGDNSWLRLKNRVKRSIKEMAKELLELYAYRETVKGFPFSKDGPWHREFDLSFEYEETEDQQKAIEDVKRSMEEDGPMDKLVCGDVGYGKTEVAMRAAFKAVLDGKQVAMLVPTTILAQQHFYTFSYRFSPYPINIEVISRFKTRKEQKSIINKLINGEIDIIIGTHRLLQKDIKFKDLGLVIIDEEQRFGVLDKEKLKNMRRSVDVLTLTATPIPRTLHISLVGIRDLSVIDTPPEERLSIKTYIRRYNRDIIREAIVRELNREGQIFFVNNRVEDIERIRDYIQNIVPEIKIGIAHGQMSERNLEMTMLKFLDREFDLLLCTTIIESGLDIPSVNTIIINRADSFGLAQLYQLRGRVGRDRHQAYAYLLVPPKDVLSYDAKKRLEAIQELSELGSGFRLATRDLEIRGAGNVLGTQQSGHIASVGFDMYCRLLKEVVGELKEGKPEEILVEPEIHLGIKGYIPSFYIPSIDQRLEVYRKLSSL